In a single window of the Natronosalvus caseinilyticus genome:
- a CDS encoding universal stress protein, giving the protein MYECILVPTDGSVEGERAVEYAIDLARLHDATVRAIYVVNAANYGGLPMETAWDGITDALREEGEAAVERVVELAPDDVTVETQVLEGSPSRVIVAEAQPEKCDLVVMGTHGRGGIDRLLLGSVTERVVRRAGVPVLTVRVDGDRDDELEGVQNAQATVE; this is encoded by the coding sequence CGACGGCTCGGTCGAGGGCGAGCGTGCAGTCGAGTACGCCATCGACCTCGCCCGACTCCACGACGCGACGGTGCGCGCGATTTACGTGGTCAACGCGGCGAACTATGGCGGGCTGCCGATGGAGACTGCGTGGGATGGGATCACCGACGCACTCCGAGAAGAGGGGGAAGCGGCCGTCGAGCGCGTCGTCGAACTCGCACCCGACGACGTGACCGTCGAGACGCAGGTGCTCGAGGGATCGCCCAGCCGGGTGATCGTCGCCGAGGCGCAACCGGAGAAGTGTGACCTCGTCGTCATGGGGACCCACGGACGCGGCGGCATCGACCGCCTCTTGCTCGGAAGCGTCACCGAACGCGTCGTCAGACGGGCCGGCGTCCCGGTCCTGACCGTTCGCGTCGACGGCGACCGCGACGACGAACTCGAGGGCGTGCAGAACGCCCAGGCGACCGTCGAGTAG
- a CDS encoding alpha,alpha-trehalose-phosphate synthase (UDP-forming) — MRSTERVAVAESNQANDLRDDGRRLVTDGGVDFDAPESLLVVSNRQPYRHEWADDGDGGHGDSGDSGDNEANGADVDSSERDVTVDEPTGGLTAGLDPVMRATGGTWIAWGDGSADRAVTDENDRVDVPPESDDQYTLRRVWLSDEAVDGYYTGYSNRVLWPLCHGMTELLEFRPTDLEWYRQVNRQFADAVLEEATDESVIWLQDYHLGLAPSMIQAAAPAGATVAQFWHIPWPDPSSFAACPNARELLVGLLGSDVFGFHVERYGTAFLECVEETLPSATVDYRERTVEYDGHETRIVATPMGVDASSYEERARTIGDDRWDSLRERYAIPDGCAVGLGVDRLDYTKGIPERLAALERLFEGYPEWRESFTFLQKATPSRTEIPSYDRLGRQVRSTVDRINERFGTDDWQPIVYTEDYLDRDDLTMLYREADLMVVSSVRDGMNLVAQEYVASSIDGDGALVLSEHAGAADALGYPAFTIDPADVDRFARTIADALGAPKSERTTRMAALRNYVFGHDLEWWMGKQFAHIEAARFPSVNRRMSDASRSL, encoded by the coding sequence ATGCGATCTACGGAGCGAGTAGCGGTGGCGGAGTCGAATCAAGCGAACGATTTACGGGACGACGGTCGACGGCTCGTGACCGACGGTGGCGTCGATTTCGACGCCCCGGAATCGCTGCTCGTCGTCTCGAATCGGCAGCCGTATCGTCACGAGTGGGCAGACGACGGTGATGGCGGTCACGGCGACAGCGGCGACAGCGGTGACAACGAAGCGAACGGAGCGGACGTCGACTCGAGCGAGCGTGACGTCACCGTCGACGAACCGACCGGCGGCCTGACCGCCGGACTCGACCCCGTAATGCGAGCGACCGGCGGCACGTGGATCGCGTGGGGCGACGGCAGCGCCGACCGCGCGGTCACCGACGAAAACGACCGCGTCGACGTCCCACCCGAAAGCGACGACCAGTACACGCTGCGGCGGGTCTGGCTCTCGGACGAGGCCGTCGACGGCTACTACACGGGCTACAGCAACCGCGTCCTCTGGCCGCTCTGTCACGGGATGACCGAACTGCTCGAGTTCCGTCCGACCGACCTCGAGTGGTATCGGCAGGTCAACCGACAGTTCGCCGACGCCGTCCTCGAAGAGGCCACCGACGAGTCCGTGATCTGGCTCCAGGACTACCACCTCGGACTCGCACCGTCGATGATCCAGGCGGCGGCGCCAGCGGGTGCGACGGTCGCTCAGTTCTGGCACATTCCGTGGCCGGATCCGTCGTCGTTCGCCGCCTGTCCCAACGCCCGTGAACTCCTCGTCGGACTGCTCGGATCCGACGTGTTCGGCTTCCACGTCGAGCGCTACGGGACGGCCTTCCTCGAGTGCGTCGAGGAAACGCTCCCGTCGGCGACGGTCGATTACCGCGAGCGTACCGTCGAGTACGACGGCCACGAGACGCGAATCGTCGCGACGCCGATGGGCGTCGATGCGAGCAGTTACGAGGAACGGGCCCGAACGATCGGAGACGACAGGTGGGATTCCCTGCGCGAACGGTACGCCATCCCCGACGGCTGTGCGGTCGGCCTGGGCGTCGACCGCCTTGACTATACCAAAGGGATCCCGGAGCGACTGGCCGCCCTCGAGCGCCTCTTCGAGGGGTATCCCGAGTGGCGCGAGTCGTTCACGTTCCTCCAGAAGGCGACGCCGAGTCGGACGGAGATTCCGAGCTACGATCGACTCGGGCGGCAGGTTCGGTCGACCGTCGACCGGATCAACGAGCGCTTCGGCACCGACGACTGGCAACCGATTGTCTACACGGAGGACTATCTCGACCGAGACGACCTCACCATGCTCTATCGGGAGGCCGACCTCATGGTCGTCAGTTCGGTTCGCGACGGCATGAATCTCGTCGCCCAGGAGTACGTCGCGTCCTCGATCGACGGCGACGGCGCACTCGTTCTCAGCGAGCACGCGGGAGCGGCGGACGCGCTCGGCTATCCGGCGTTCACGATCGACCCGGCGGACGTCGATCGATTCGCGCGAACGATCGCCGACGCCCTCGGGGCCCCGAAGAGCGAGCGCACGACCCGGATGGCCGCCCTGCGGAACTACGTCTTCGGACACGACCTCGAGTGGTGGATGGGCAAGCAGTTCGCCCACATCGAGGCAGCCCGATTTCCATCAGTCAACCGGCGAATGAGCGACGCGTCACGATCCCTCTGA
- a CDS encoding aminopeptidase P family protein gives MNEPFAERVRRCQRGLADRGGAALVASPGPALTYLTGVEESPSERHFLAVVPRDGSPVVVAPAMYEAELEVAPIDRVVLWDDGDDPVEALASVFESAGLEAGPGGGETIFLDDRLWTTFAKDVRGLFPDATYDLASDVLEPLRLKKDRTERATLRRAGALADRVSMTLRERGEAVVGMTERELADEIDRLLEAEGGRGPAFDTIVAAGENGARPHHQPSDRPIEAGEPVVLDFGAFVDADLESAQARYPGDQTRTLVFAGEPPEGYREVHETVARAQRAAIEHVEPGVTAESVDAVAREIIDDVGYGDAFVHRTGHGVGLEVHEPPYIVEGNEQTLEPGMVFSVEPGIYLEGEFGVRLEDLVVVTEDGCERLNTTPLDWACEGARR, from the coding sequence ATGAACGAGCCGTTCGCCGAACGAGTACGGCGGTGCCAGCGAGGACTCGCCGACCGCGGTGGCGCCGCACTGGTCGCCTCGCCCGGTCCGGCGCTCACCTATCTGACGGGCGTCGAGGAGTCGCCGTCCGAACGTCACTTCCTGGCCGTCGTTCCCCGCGACGGATCGCCGGTCGTGGTCGCACCTGCGATGTACGAGGCGGAACTCGAGGTCGCGCCCATCGATCGGGTCGTCCTCTGGGACGATGGCGACGACCCCGTCGAGGCGCTCGCGAGCGTGTTCGAATCCGCCGGTCTCGAGGCGGGGCCCGGGGGCGGCGAGACGATCTTCCTCGACGACCGCCTCTGGACGACGTTCGCCAAGGACGTCCGCGGCCTGTTTCCCGACGCGACGTACGACCTCGCGAGCGATGTGCTCGAGCCCCTTCGCCTGAAAAAGGATCGAACTGAACGGGCGACCCTCCGACGAGCAGGGGCCCTCGCCGACCGCGTCTCCATGACGCTCCGCGAACGCGGCGAGGCGGTCGTCGGGATGACCGAACGGGAACTCGCCGACGAGATCGATCGGCTGCTCGAGGCCGAGGGCGGCCGCGGTCCCGCGTTCGACACCATCGTCGCCGCGGGTGAGAACGGAGCGCGCCCGCACCACCAGCCCAGCGACCGTCCCATCGAGGCCGGGGAGCCGGTCGTCCTCGACTTCGGCGCGTTCGTCGACGCGGACCTCGAGTCTGCCCAGGCCCGCTATCCCGGCGACCAGACCAGGACGCTGGTATTCGCCGGCGAACCGCCCGAGGGGTATCGGGAGGTACACGAGACTGTCGCCCGCGCCCAGCGGGCGGCGATCGAGCACGTCGAACCCGGCGTCACGGCGGAGTCGGTCGACGCCGTCGCTCGCGAGATTATCGACGACGTAGGGTACGGCGACGCCTTCGTTCACCGCACCGGCCACGGCGTCGGTCTCGAGGTTCACGAACCGCCGTACATCGTCGAGGGGAACGAGCAGACCCTCGAGCCGGGAATGGTCTTCAGCGTCGAGCCGGGAATCTACCTCGAGGGCGAGTTCGGAGTCCGACTCGAGGACCTCGTGGTGGTCACGGAGGACGGCTGCGAGCGGTTGAATACGACGCCGCTGGACTGGGCGTGCGAGGGCGCTCGCCGGTGA
- a CDS encoding PQQ-binding-like beta-propeller repeat protein: protein MNRRTVLSAGATLSTTGVLASVGSVLADEHGEGDEDSVEDGDGSHRERPTEIAWRYDGAHDLGSTVIADDRIYTLAQGGVTALDAEDGSSEWKTGDIGAERTLSIDGDALYVGGDPIQAIDAETGEVRWESEIDSPELAVGHGMVYTASEHAVYALDAEDGSIRWERERVEVETDDGTETAEELQFGDVSDDAVYVFDSSYAPGRAGMFAGLDPETGETVVTVDHDESVTQLIAGSGYVALFPGYDATSLYDMDTREVVASTSRTLDHTIVDETYFALGRDGTLSAFDLSESAEHVWTLDQYHSLPALEDETVLTVYGPDSADMPNDEDDEDRVIAYDLETGEERWRYAFDEREWVGTEESIVADENTVYVSREGELLALRTEDESDDGKEDPDEDDPADDDPEEEPGDEEPTSIDLSVTGPDSIAHEESADFTVTLCNDGAESVELDVTLEVEDRTRSGTVEIAGEDCISSTFTVAGSDLPTGDVEWAIVAGEQRVDGMLTVEGC, encoded by the coding sequence TTGAACCGCCGTACGGTACTGTCAGCAGGCGCAACGCTTTCGACAACCGGAGTTCTCGCATCGGTCGGGTCAGTCCTCGCCGACGAGCACGGAGAAGGCGACGAGGATAGCGTCGAGGACGGAGACGGTTCTCATCGCGAACGTCCGACCGAAATCGCCTGGCGGTACGACGGGGCGCACGACCTCGGTTCGACCGTGATCGCCGACGACCGCATCTACACCCTGGCCCAGGGAGGCGTAACCGCACTCGACGCCGAGGACGGCTCGAGCGAGTGGAAGACGGGCGACATCGGCGCCGAACGAACGCTCTCGATCGACGGCGACGCGCTCTACGTGGGTGGTGACCCGATCCAGGCAATCGACGCCGAGACCGGCGAGGTACGCTGGGAGAGCGAGATCGACAGTCCCGAGCTGGCGGTCGGTCACGGCATGGTCTACACCGCGAGCGAGCACGCCGTTTACGCGCTCGACGCCGAAGACGGTTCGATTCGGTGGGAGCGCGAGCGCGTCGAAGTAGAGACGGACGACGGGACGGAAACGGCCGAAGAATTGCAGTTCGGCGACGTCTCCGACGATGCCGTCTACGTGTTCGATTCGTCCTACGCACCTGGACGCGCAGGGATGTTCGCCGGGCTCGATCCAGAGACGGGCGAGACGGTGGTCACGGTCGACCACGACGAGTCGGTCACTCAACTCATCGCCGGCTCGGGCTACGTCGCCCTCTTCCCCGGTTACGACGCCACCTCTCTCTACGATATGGACACCCGGGAGGTCGTCGCCAGTACGTCCAGGACGCTCGATCACACCATCGTCGACGAGACGTACTTCGCGCTCGGCAGGGACGGGACACTCTCGGCGTTCGATCTCTCCGAGAGCGCCGAACACGTCTGGACCCTCGATCAATACCACAGCCTCCCCGCACTCGAGGACGAAACGGTGCTCACGGTGTACGGTCCGGACTCGGCCGACATGCCCAACGACGAAGACGACGAGGATCGGGTGATCGCCTACGACCTCGAGACCGGCGAGGAACGCTGGCGGTACGCGTTCGACGAGCGCGAGTGGGTCGGGACGGAGGAGTCGATCGTCGCCGACGAAAACACCGTTTACGTCAGTCGCGAGGGGGAATTACTGGCCCTTCGAACCGAGGACGAATCTGACGACGGCAAGGAAGACCCCGACGAAGACGATCCGGCCGACGACGATCCGGAAGAGGAACCCGGTGACGAGGAACCGACGTCGATCGATCTCTCGGTAACCGGCCCGGATTCGATCGCTCACGAAGAGTCGGCCGACTTCACCGTCACCCTGTGTAACGACGGCGCGGAGTCGGTCGAACTCGACGTGACGCTCGAGGTCGAGGATCGCACCCGGTCCGGAACGGTCGAGATTGCGGGCGAGGACTGCATCTCGAGTACCTTCACCGTCGCCGGGAGCGACCTCCCGACGGGCGACGTCGAGTGGGCGATTGTCGCGGGCGAGCAACGCGTCGACGGGATGCTGACCGTCGAGGGCTGCTGA
- a CDS encoding peptidase M10A and M12B matrixin and adamalysin, with translation MVSFNAPSVKRRSFLAGVGSLGTLGTLRYATREPSTEIEVRFWLTERASTYDISDLLTAHLEAALEYEFWDVDVSFGGVVPVDSEDGARPVRSGRWPLAVGSGATGVGSVDAAKDVNLLVTDGPMHTSPTGYAIPHVASVGGARHIAELESPDQEAVELPYSRPNLTIQVVIHEVGHTLGLRHEHGRTYVANEATVSTPMMSAYAWDSSFDSDESRCGQEYALSPYPDRKLTHRFSLCAESTLREYKGGVNLR, from the coding sequence ATGGTTTCGTTCAACGCTCCGAGCGTGAAGCGTCGGTCGTTTCTCGCCGGGGTCGGCTCGCTGGGCACGCTGGGAACGCTCAGGTACGCCACGCGCGAGCCGTCGACCGAAATCGAGGTGCGATTCTGGCTGACCGAACGGGCCTCGACGTACGATATTTCCGACCTGCTCACGGCCCACCTCGAGGCCGCCCTCGAGTACGAGTTCTGGGACGTCGACGTCTCCTTCGGCGGCGTGGTGCCCGTCGATTCCGAGGACGGTGCCCGGCCTGTCCGGTCGGGGCGGTGGCCCCTGGCCGTCGGATCGGGGGCGACGGGGGTCGGTTCGGTCGACGCCGCGAAGGACGTCAACCTGCTGGTCACCGACGGGCCGATGCACACGTCGCCGACGGGGTACGCGATTCCACACGTCGCCTCGGTCGGCGGAGCGCGCCACATCGCCGAACTCGAGTCTCCGGACCAGGAAGCGGTCGAACTCCCGTACTCGCGACCCAACCTCACCATCCAGGTCGTGATTCACGAGGTCGGCCACACGCTCGGGCTCCGCCACGAACACGGGCGGACGTACGTCGCCAACGAAGCGACCGTGTCGACGCCGATGATGAGCGCCTACGCGTGGGATTCGTCGTTCGATTCCGACGAATCTCGCTGTGGCCAGGAGTACGCTCTGTCGCCATACCCGGATCGAAAGCTCACGCACCGGTTTTCGCTCTGCGCGGAGTCCACGTTACGCGAATACAAGGGTGGCGTCAATCTGCGGTAG
- the otsB gene encoding trehalose-phosphatase — protein MSLQQRTTRDLQERLATGLERHDELLACFDFDGTLAPIVDDPTRARPLPATERALERLDSHEDVTTAIVSGRSLADVSRRVDGPSVYGGNHGLELARDDSVAVHPVARKRSRLVERCCDVLEDRLEGVSGCRIENKRLTGTVHVRHVSREMIPVVEQETRSVVDRVGDGDLECSHGKAILEFGPRVPWTKGDAVSLLRSKRARDPFVLYVGDDVTDETVFRRLGPNGLGVAVGRATETAASCRVRSPRAVAHLLDWLVDATAGRFE, from the coding sequence ATGTCCCTCCAGCAACGAACGACCCGAGACCTGCAGGAACGACTCGCAACCGGACTCGAGCGCCACGACGAACTGCTGGCGTGTTTCGACTTCGACGGCACGCTGGCCCCCATCGTCGACGACCCCACGCGGGCGCGACCGCTTCCGGCGACCGAACGCGCCCTCGAGCGCCTCGATTCCCACGAGGACGTGACGACGGCAATCGTCAGCGGTCGCTCGCTCGCCGACGTCTCCCGACGCGTCGACGGACCGTCGGTCTACGGCGGGAATCACGGCCTCGAACTCGCGCGGGACGACTCGGTCGCCGTCCACCCCGTCGCGCGGAAGCGATCCCGCCTGGTCGAGCGGTGCTGTGACGTCCTCGAAGACCGCCTCGAGGGCGTCTCCGGCTGTCGCATAGAGAACAAACGACTCACGGGAACGGTCCACGTCCGCCACGTATCGCGGGAGATGATCCCGGTCGTCGAACAGGAGACGCGATCGGTCGTCGACCGGGTCGGGGACGGCGACCTCGAGTGCAGCCACGGCAAGGCCATCCTCGAGTTCGGTCCGCGCGTTCCCTGGACGAAAGGCGACGCCGTCTCCTTGCTTCGGTCGAAGCGAGCGCGGGATCCGTTCGTCCTGTACGTCGGCGACGACGTGACCGACGAGACGGTCTTTCGTCGCCTCGGTCCGAATGGGCTAGGGGTGGCCGTCGGACGAGCGACGGAGACGGCCGCCTCGTGTCGGGTTCGATCGCCTCGAGCCGTGGCTCACCTCCTGGACTGGCTCGTCGACGCGACGGCGGGGCGATTCGAGTGA
- a CDS encoding tRNA sulfurtransferase, whose product MHPPGADTVLVRHGDLNTKSNTVKRYMLDFLLENLEAVLADRSVTGDVEGNWNRPLIHTTEDAVEAAAAAAADVFGVVSTSPAIVVEADLETICDALAETAHARYDGGSFAVDATRADKRLPFTSEDVARQGGTAVWEAVEDEFEPEVDLEDPDLTFGVEVRDEAAYVYLERLEGPGGLPLRSQAPMVALVSGGIDSPVAAYEMMRRGSPVIPVYVALGDYGGPDHEARAIETVRSLSRYAPNVDLSVYRVPGGETVSLLAETMEEGRMLSLRRFFYRIAEQIAEEHGASGIVTGEAIGQKSSQTAQNVAVTSRATRLPIHRPLLTRDKQEIVAQAREIGTYRDSTINAGCNRIAPDRAETNARLDRLLEVEPDDLFERAEAAAASAERIEL is encoded by the coding sequence ATGCACCCGCCCGGCGCCGACACCGTCCTCGTCCGACACGGGGACCTCAACACGAAGAGCAACACCGTCAAGCGGTACATGCTCGACTTCCTGCTCGAGAACCTCGAGGCCGTCCTCGCGGACCGCTCGGTGACCGGCGACGTGGAGGGCAACTGGAACCGGCCGCTGATTCACACCACCGAGGACGCCGTGGAGGCTGCGGCCGCCGCGGCCGCCGACGTCTTCGGGGTCGTCTCGACCAGCCCCGCAATCGTCGTCGAGGCCGACCTCGAGACGATCTGCGACGCGCTCGCCGAGACCGCTCACGCCCGTTACGACGGCGGCAGTTTCGCCGTCGACGCCACCCGCGCGGACAAGCGCCTGCCGTTTACGAGCGAGGACGTCGCCCGACAGGGTGGCACCGCGGTCTGGGAGGCCGTCGAGGACGAGTTCGAACCCGAGGTCGACCTCGAGGACCCCGACCTCACCTTCGGCGTCGAGGTTCGCGACGAGGCGGCCTACGTCTACCTCGAGCGCCTCGAGGGGCCGGGCGGCCTGCCCCTTCGATCGCAGGCGCCGATGGTGGCGCTCGTCAGCGGCGGTATCGACTCCCCCGTCGCGGCTTACGAGATGATGCGTCGAGGCTCGCCGGTGATCCCGGTCTACGTCGCACTGGGCGACTACGGCGGCCCGGATCACGAGGCGCGAGCAATCGAGACCGTCCGCTCGCTCTCGCGGTACGCGCCGAACGTCGACCTGAGCGTCTACCGCGTGCCTGGCGGGGAAACCGTCTCCCTGCTCGCGGAGACGATGGAAGAGGGGCGGATGCTCTCCCTGCGGCGATTCTTCTACCGGATCGCCGAGCAGATCGCTGAAGAACACGGCGCGAGCGGAATCGTCACCGGCGAGGCAATCGGCCAGAAGTCGAGCCAGACGGCCCAGAACGTCGCCGTCACGAGTCGTGCGACGCGACTGCCGATCCACCGACCCCTTCTCACGCGAGACAAACAGGAAATCGTCGCGCAGGCCCGCGAGATCGGCACCTACCGCGACTCGACGATCAACGCCGGCTGTAACCGGATCGCGCCGGACCGCGCCGAGACGAACGCCCGTCTCGACCGGTTGCTCGAGGTCGAGCCAGACGACCTGTTCGAACGTGCTGAAGCGGCGGCAGCGAGCGCCGAGCGGATCGAGCTGTAG
- a CDS encoding glutamate-cysteine ligase family protein, whose amino-acid sequence MKLSLELEYWTVDDTGALAPAKPVLDRIDDLHAESADPVLEVVTDPCDTIPELREEVACRLQEAIDVGREEGRHLVPLSTPLNAGSFGTSETPRTRIQRQVLGDAFEKATHCAGTHLHVDQIEGAEADQLNLLTALDPAFALAGSSTYHQGEKVAACARPHVYRRTCYGDHPRLGRLWPYAEDVGEWNDRIDATFDDFRRQAIAEGIDRETFDEHFTPEDTIWAPVRLRDEFDTIEWRAPDVALPGQVLQLAEDVRDILSLVESRCVEIGGRGDVTGSTVSIPEFDRVKQHVSNAIDYGLEAPTVERYLETMGFDPSAYRPLSTDLEDGPRLSRARARRLRLRYAHRLERDVDALTTEQSPARSPVLQPV is encoded by the coding sequence ATGAAACTCAGTCTCGAACTCGAATACTGGACCGTCGACGATACGGGTGCACTCGCACCTGCAAAACCGGTGCTCGACCGCATCGACGACCTTCACGCCGAGAGCGCAGACCCCGTGCTCGAGGTCGTCACCGACCCGTGCGACACCATCCCTGAACTACGGGAGGAGGTCGCGTGCAGACTCCAGGAAGCGATCGACGTCGGGCGAGAAGAGGGACGCCACCTCGTCCCGCTCAGTACGCCGCTCAACGCCGGTTCGTTCGGCACGAGCGAGACGCCTCGGACGCGGATTCAGCGTCAGGTTCTCGGTGACGCGTTCGAGAAGGCCACCCACTGCGCCGGCACCCACCTCCACGTCGACCAGATCGAGGGGGCCGAAGCCGACCAGTTGAACCTCCTGACTGCACTGGACCCGGCGTTTGCGCTCGCCGGGAGTTCCACGTACCACCAGGGAGAGAAGGTGGCTGCCTGTGCGCGCCCCCACGTCTACCGGCGGACGTGTTACGGCGACCACCCTCGACTCGGTCGATTGTGGCCCTACGCAGAGGACGTAGGCGAGTGGAACGACCGGATCGACGCCACGTTCGACGACTTTCGCCGCCAGGCGATTGCCGAAGGCATCGATCGAGAGACGTTCGACGAGCACTTTACGCCGGAGGATACGATCTGGGCACCGGTTCGGTTGCGCGACGAATTCGACACGATCGAATGGCGGGCCCCGGACGTCGCACTCCCTGGACAGGTCCTGCAACTCGCCGAAGACGTTCGAGACATCTTGAGCCTCGTCGAGAGCAGATGCGTGGAGATCGGTGGACGTGGCGACGTTACGGGGTCGACCGTGTCGATTCCCGAGTTCGACCGAGTGAAACAGCACGTGAGTAACGCCATCGATTACGGGCTCGAGGCGCCTACTGTCGAGCGATACCTCGAGACGATGGGGTTCGACCCCTCCGCCTATCGTCCCCTCTCGACGGATCTCGAGGATGGACCTCGGCTGTCTCGAGCGCGAGCACGGCGACTTCGCCTTCGCTACGCCCACCGGCTCGAACGGGACGTCGACGCGCTCACCACCGAGCAGTCGCCAGCACGGTCTCCGGTTCTCCAGCCGGTCTGA
- a CDS encoding biotin--[acetyl-CoA-carboxylase] ligase produces the protein MNDTRRAVLEALADGPVSGPDLATELECSRAAVWKHVEALRDAGFDVESTGSGYVLAGDSIDAYSGPAIEYGLEAPFAVEYHETLASTNDRARELAGSGKTDVVVVADEQTGGRGRLERVWDAPAGGVWLSIVCRPEIPPARAPLYTLAAAVATAKAAREAGIDAAIKWPNDVIVPVGDEGDYRKLAGVLTEMEGETDRVAWLVVGIGVNANLEVADLPEGATSISDEAGAVDRRRFVQRVLETFDEYRSDLDAVIPTWRELAATPGQRVRVDVAGTELVGRAVDVDEHGALTVATDEGERTVTAGDCEHLRPIE, from the coding sequence ATGAACGACACGCGACGGGCCGTCCTCGAGGCGCTGGCCGATGGCCCCGTGTCGGGGCCGGACCTCGCCACCGAACTCGAGTGCTCGCGCGCGGCCGTCTGGAAACACGTCGAGGCCCTCCGGGACGCCGGCTTCGACGTCGAGAGCACCGGATCGGGGTACGTCCTGGCCGGCGATTCGATCGACGCGTACTCCGGGCCGGCGATCGAGTACGGTCTCGAGGCACCGTTCGCGGTCGAGTACCACGAGACGCTCGCCAGCACGAACGACCGTGCACGCGAGTTAGCGGGGTCCGGCAAGACCGACGTCGTCGTGGTCGCCGACGAGCAAACCGGGGGACGAGGCCGCCTCGAGCGCGTCTGGGACGCCCCCGCGGGCGGCGTCTGGCTCAGTATCGTCTGTCGACCCGAGATCCCGCCCGCTCGCGCACCGCTCTACACCCTCGCGGCCGCGGTCGCTACAGCTAAGGCCGCTCGAGAGGCGGGCATCGACGCGGCGATCAAGTGGCCCAACGACGTGATCGTGCCGGTCGGCGACGAGGGCGACTACCGCAAGCTGGCAGGCGTGCTGACGGAGATGGAGGGCGAAACAGACCGCGTCGCGTGGCTCGTCGTCGGCATTGGCGTCAACGCCAACCTCGAGGTCGCCGACCTGCCCGAGGGGGCGACGAGCATCAGCGACGAGGCGGGGGCCGTCGACCGACGCCGGTTCGTCCAGCGAGTGCTCGAGACCTTCGACGAGTACCGGTCGGATCTGGACGCGGTGATCCCCACCTGGCGCGAGCTCGCGGCGACGCCCGGCCAGCGCGTTCGGGTCGACGTCGCCGGAACCGAACTCGTCGGTCGAGCCGTCGACGTCGACGAGCACGGCGCGCTCACGGTCGCGACCGACGAAGGCGAGCGGACGGTGACGGCGGGCGACTGCGAGCACCTTCGCCCGATCGAGTGA